GTCGAGCAGCGCGGTCTCGTCGATGTCCTCCATGTACTTAATCAAGGCCCGCAGCGTGTTGCCGTGCGCCGAGATCAGCACCCGCTCCTTCTTGCGGATCAGCGGGACAATCCGGTTGGCCCAGAAGTCGCCGACCCGGTGAACGGTGTCCTCCAGGCTCTCCCCGTGCGGAATGTCGCCCGGCCGGACCTCCTTGTAGCGGATATCATGTCTGGGATAACGCGGGTCATCCGACTCCAGCTGCGGGGGCCGGACGGAGAGGCTGCGCCGCCAGATATGGAGCTGCTCCTCGCCGTATTTCAGCGCAGTCTCGCTCTTGCTGAGGCCCTGCAGCGCCCCGTAATGGCGCTCATTCAGCTTCCACGACTTCTGCACCGGAATCCACAGCAGGTCCATCTCATCCAGGATATAGTTCAGCGTCTTGATCGAACGCTTCAGCACCGAGGCGAACGCAAGATCGAAGGTGTATCCGTTCTCCTTCAGCAGCCGGCCCGCTTTCTTGGCCTCCTCCACGCCCTTCTCCGTCAGATCGGGATCACTCCAGCCCGTAAACAGATTCTGCCGGTTATATTCACTCTCTCCATGCCGTATCAGAACGATTTCGTACATAAGCTCTCTCCTTCTCCCGTATATAAGTGTATATTGCGCGGTGCTTTCCTTTATTGTGTCACAGAGCGGGGCCCGCTTCAACTTCACGACCGTCCTGCCGCTCCAATGCGATGTACTCACCCCGGCAAGCCGGATTTCACCCGTTGAACGGGCCCATCCCCAGCTGTGCTGGACACCTTGCGGACACATGCGCTTAAGCCGGCCCATACGCCGCCATTCAGGCCCCAATCCGCCTGATAACGGCCACTGAGTCCGCAGCGGGCGGAAGTAGTGCTTTTTTCGCAAAATAAGGTCCTCTCAGTCCGCATAGCACACATTGTCACATCTAGCACATACAGCACTCATAGCACCTATAGCACACCCAGCACAACTCCCCCGCTTCAGCGGATCTCCGACGGGCTCTTCCCGGTGTGCTGCTTGAACTGGCGGCTGAAGAAGAAAATATCCCGGTAGCCGAGCGCATCCGCCACCTCTGTGACGTTCATGCCCGCGTACAGCAGCAGATGCTGGGCCCGTTCAATCCGTGCGCGGATCACATAGGACTGGACCGAGGAGCCGGTAATCTCCTTGAACTTGATCGAGAAATAGCGCGGGGACAGCCCCGCCCGGGAGGCC
This region of Paenibacillus sp. FSL K6-1096 genomic DNA includes:
- the gpmA gene encoding 2,3-diphosphoglycerate-dependent phosphoglycerate mutase, with translation MYEIVLIRHGESEYNRQNLFTGWSDPDLTEKGVEEAKKAGRLLKENGYTFDLAFASVLKRSIKTLNYILDEMDLLWIPVQKSWKLNERHYGALQGLSKSETALKYGEEQLHIWRRSLSVRPPQLESDDPRYPRHDIRYKEVRPGDIPHGESLEDTVHRVGDFWANRIVPLIRKKERVLISAHGNTLRALIKYMEDIDETALLDLNIPTGVPLVYKLDDDVKPLSRFYLGEPEEVQQKAREVANQSKVTE